The Streptomyces laurentii region GAACTCTGCGGAGTGCCTCCGGATCTCCCCGAAGGGGCCGGTACCGCGCACCTCTGCCGTTGGGTCAGCGGGCTCAACCCCCCGTCGCCGCCCGCGTAAGGCCGGTCCAGGGGCACGTGTGGACGGAATGGCGCCGTCTCCTCCCGCCGTTTCACCGACCCCCGCCGGGGCCGACTACTCGGGCCGGTGTGCATCCTCCACACCACACACGCGAGTCTGAGACGTCCTCGCCGGCTCAGGGGCCGGGTCCGGACACGAAGGGGACTGCACAGCCGTCCAGCGACCCGTAGTCGGGCCGGTCACGAACAAGGCGGCGCAGTCCCCGCGCCCTGCCACACGTCGACACCAGGCCACCCCGGTGACGCGGGGTGCGGTGTAGCACGGGCAGAGCCGGTGTAAGGGCGGACACTCGGGCCGCCGAACTCCCCCTCGGGGTGGGTGCGCGGTAGTCCCGCCCTCACTGTGTTGTGGAGGCCAGCAGATTCCCGGCACCCGCCGTGCGGCGTGCTCGGTGCCCCGTGCGGCCCCTCACTGTGTTGTGGAGACCAGCAGATTCCCGAGCCGGCCGGAGCATGGCGGGATGACGTTCCGGCTGACGTTTTGGTTTTCTCCTTATTTTTTCTTGTGCATACAAAAAACACTCTCTAACCGTCATACCGTCATCGCTCCGCCCGCTGGTCGGCCCGCTGCGGGCACAGCAAAGCCCCGGCAGTCCGCGAGGGGCTACCGGGGCTCGGCTTGGGTCGGCACGGGTGTACTGCATTCTCGGAACGAGTCCTGGAAGCGCCGTGCCTGCCCCGCGCTCTCCATACCGGCACGGGGTACAGCGACCCTAACCCGCACACGGGGCGCATGCCGAAGCCCCGGCCAATCCGTGAGGGTCGACCGGGGCTCTCGGGGCAGGTGGCTACGCGGCGGTGTCTGCCGCTGCGGCAAGCATCCGGCGTTCTGCGACTGTGGTCGGCCGGGTGGGCTTCTTCTTCTCCCTCGGAGGCATCCCCCACTCGATCTTCGCGCGTCCCGCAGAGGGCAGACCCTTCCGAGCGGGGCTGATCGTCACCCGTAGTCCTCGCTCGGCAAGCAAGGATCGGCGGGCTTCCTTTGTGGCCCCGTCCCAAACCTCGAACAGGCGCGTCCTGGTCGGTTCATAGGTCACGGTCACTTCGGGGTTGTGCTCGGCGGTCAGCCTCTCAATAGTCGCTTTGGTGTCGGTGAGCTTGGCGGCGAGATCTTCCAGCGCGGGGCCGTCCACCAGGGCGATGGCCTTGACGATGCGCTGCCGGGACGCTTCCAAGTCGCTCAGGGCTGCCGAGTTGTCGATACCGCCCGTGTGTACCGCGCGCATGACGTGCTCAAGCCCGAACCGCTCGCGGAACTCGGCGAACACAAGCGGCTCCACCACGTTCGCCATGATCGCCCCACACCCACTCGCGCACTTGTAGAGCTGCTTCTTTCGGTCGGACGACCCGCCGTTGAAGCTTCCCGAGCACTTGACGCAGACCACGAACCCGCCGAGGAACGGTGTGTCCGCGCGGGGCACGTTTGTTTCGGGGCGGGCAAGCTCCTTGAGCTTGGCTTGTACGCGGGCGTACGTCACAGTGTCGAGAACTTCCGGAGCGAACTGGACCGGGGTGACACCATCGTCCTGGACGACGAGTGCCCCCTTGTGCTTGCGCCACCCGCGCAGCGTCACGCCCATGAGTAGCTTCCGCCATTGCTGACGGCCGATAGGCAGGTTCTCCGACGAGTTCGACAGGTTCCCGCCTTCGGCAAGCAGTACCCCCACCGCCTTGATGACGAGCGGGACCATGGCACTGTCAGCATCGAGGTAGGCAGGGGCTTTGGGGTGCTCCCGAACGGTCTTGTAGGGGAAGGGAGCAAATCCGGAGATCCAACGTCCTTGCTCGCGGCGTTCCTTGTGCGCGGCCAGGATGCGTTCCGTCATCATCTGCCGTTCCCACTCGGCGAGGGCAACGAGGATGAGCGCGATGAGGCGTCC contains the following coding sequences:
- a CDS encoding integrase/recombinase (identified by MetaGeneAnnotator; putative;~sequence version:1), translating into MASTATMTTATASTRTPATFQPTPRIAISLRLSRSDDASTSLDVQLRACHDSIRAAGFDPETAEVFVDNGVSGATPLADREGMSGLMEYQPTHVWAWKLDRYSRSVREFLHLVEWAETPGKRVILATADGSLNTGTPGGRLIALILVALAEWERQMMTERILAAHKERREQGRWISGFAPFPYKTVREHPKAPAYLDADSAMVPLVIKAVGVLLAEGGNLSNSSENLPIGRQQWRKLLMGVTLRGWRKHKGALVVQDDGVTPVQFAPEVLDTVTYARVQAKLKELARPETNVPRADTPFLGGFVVCVKCSGSFNGGSSDRKKQLYKCASGCGAIMANVVEPLVFAEFRERFGLEHVMRAVHTGGIDNSAALSDLEASRQRIVKAIALVDGPALEDLAAKLTDTKATIERLTAEHNPEVTVTYEPTRTRLFEVWDGATKEARRSLLAERGLRVTISPARKGLPSAGRAKIEWGMPPREKKKPTRPTTVAERRMLAAAADTAA